Below is a window of Microcoleus sp. AS-A8 DNA.
GGGGTTCTGAGGCTTGGCTAGAGGTGGAGAAGAAGACACCTTGACCTGCACTGTTGCTGACTTGGCTGTTGTCAACGGTTATTTGCTGCTGTGCGCCGCTATTGGCTTGGGCGAACAAACCCTGTCCTCCTTCGCCTTTGTTATCACGAGTCGTGCCGTTAATCGTGCCATTAGCGATCGCAAATTGCTGTTGGCTATTGTTATTCGCCTGAAGGAAGACACCCTGACCCGTGCTATTGCTTACACTCGTGCCATTGAGGGTGATGTTTTGTCGGCTTTGGGGTTCATCCACTTTGCTAAACGCGGAAACGAAAATGCCCTGCCCCCCACTCTCAGTGACTTTGGTGCTGTCAAGTTGCACCGTTTGTTGTGCACCGCTATTGGCTTGGGCGAACAGTCCTTGTCCTCCCTCACCTTTGCTGTCGCGGGTGGTGCTGTTAATGGTGCCGTTAGCGATCGCAACATCCTGTCGGCTATTGTTATTCCCTTGCAGGAAAATACCCTGACCACTGCTATTACTCACACTCGTGCCGTTGAGGGTAACAGTTTGTCGGCTTTGGGGTTCATCAACTTTGCTAAACGCGGAAACGAAGATTCCCTGATTGGCACTGTCACTGACTTGAGTATTATCAAGTTTCACAGTTTGTTGTGCGCCGCTATTAGCTTGGGCGAACAGTCCCTGTCCTCCCTCACTTTGGCTGTCAACCGTTGTACGGCTAATCGTGCTATTGGCGATCGCAACATCTTGCCGGCTATTGTTATTTGTCTGAAGGAAAATACTCTGACCAACGCTGTTGCTTACTGTGTTGCTATTGGCGGTGAATTTCTGTTGAGCATTCTCAGAGGCTTGGACAAAAATCCCCTGGCGACCACTATCACTGATCGTGTTGCTATTGACATTTAGCTCCTGTTGTGTAATTCCAGAAGCGGAAACAAAAATACCCCCAAGACGGCTTCCCGTGATGGTATTGTTGGCAATTAAACTGGTTCCAGCGACATCGGTGAGGTTAATTCCCTGTTCGCTGGGATTAGTGATGCGGTTGTCTCGAATCGTGACATTTTGGATACTGGTGCCTTGGATAGCGCTACCGGTTGCATTTGCGATCGCAAACCCTGACAGCGTTGTATTACTCCCCAACGTGACGGTTCCATTCACCACAGGAAACCCCCCACTCCCCGACAACGGCAACTGTAAAGTACTGAATCCTACCGTATCAATGCTTTGCGCTACTGAGGTGGACAGCACAGACACACCATCCGGAATTTTGAACGCCTCAATTCCAGGATTTGTCCCAGCTTGCACATAAACAATCTCACCCGACTGAGCCAGGTTCAGTCCATTCTGTACCGTCCCCGAAGGATTTTCAAACGTACCATCCCCCGCTTCTCTTCCCAAGGTGACGTGTCGAAATACAAAAGGTGTACCTGTCTTGGAATTGGTGGCAACAACGGTATCATTCTTGGCTTGCTCATCCACCGTAATCGCGGCCTTGCGTTCCACCGATTCCCCTAGGCGAGCCAGTACACTGGATTTATCTACACCACGAGGTCGAGTTCCTGGAACGTTGACTCCTAAACTCAGAACGACCTTGGTGTCGAAGGTTGGGTCATGTTGAACGGATAAGCCCAATCTCAAGGTATCCGTAGGACGTGCTTCCAACCGCCCTCTGACGCCAAAACCACTATCACTCCCCTGTGCACCGTAGTAATATACTCCGGCGTAGCCTCGTAAGTCTCCGTCTCCGAGGCGCACCAATCGTCCACCCGCTTCAACATCAACTCCAGCCATTGCCGCCTCGAACTGCGTCGCCCGGTTCAGAACCAAAAAGTTTTGCTGGAAGAAGGGATTGGATAAGGATTCAGCAATCTTTTCACGGGTGTTACCTACAGGAAGGTAGGCATTCACTCGCAAATCCCAAGCGTCACTGAGTCGTTCAAAACCCGCACCGACTTGGTGAAACAGAGTGTTACCTGTGTCGCGGACATCATAAGAAAGGTAACCCCCCAGAATTCGGTTTTGAGCTGAGCTATAAAATCGCTTCCCTAGTATTAGGTTAGTACCAATATTGGAGTCGGTAAAAAAGAGTAATTTTCCTTCCAAGAAAGTGAGATTATTTCCCGGATTTTGTTGGATTGGGAAAAAGCCTTCAAGACTAAAAAATGGCTCTTGGTAGCCAGCACCCGTGGTCGTAAAGCCTGCGCCGACGCGGGGCAGAATTTTTAGATCAGCCGCTTGACCACTGGATGAAGCTAATGGAGTGCTAGTTTCAGTCTCAGTCGTTTGTGCAACCACAGGAGAGATTAATGCTTGAGAAAGCATTAACCCGACGCAGATCGCCTGTGCTGACTTTTTCATAAATTAAAGATGTCGTGGAGAGGACTCTGACTCCTACTACATCAATAGCTAACGTCATCAGGCTAAAGAGGGATGAAAATCGGTAAAAATCTAGTGAAGTTTTGCCTGTAGGATACGCCAAAGGCACGATATTATCGTGCCCCTACACAAGATGGAATTTCACTCAATTGAAAACGACTAGAGTCGGGTGAGCATGGCTCACCTTAACGATTGAATTCTAGTGTAGAAATTTTTGTTACTTAGGCGTTCCTGGACAATCGCGATTCGACACTTTTCCATTCCAGCCAATCGTCCTACACACGGTAACTTGATCCCACTTGATGCCCTTAATTTTAGCACCTCTTAGGTCGGCACCTGAAAAGTTCGCACCTTTGAAAATGGCCTCAGAAAGGTCAGCGTCCCTTAAGTTGGCACCTGAAAAATTGGCACCTGAAAGATTAGCTTTTCTCAGTTGAGCCACGCTCATGTTGGCACCACTCAGGTCGGCATTGGTCAAGTCGGCAGAGTCCAAAGAGGCATACTTTAGATCTGCATTTCTCAAGCTGGCACCGTCCATACTAGCTGCTCTGAAGGCGGTACCCCAGAGTATAGCCCCCGTGAGCGTCGCACCTTCTAGGCTGGAATCCGTCAAGTTAGCACGGGTTAGGTCGGCATTAGTTAAATTGATCTTCGTTAGGTTGGCACGCGTCAAGTCGGTATGCTTCAGCATTCCCCCAGAAAAATCTTGACCGCTCAGGTCGGCTCCTCGGAGGTTACATCTCAGGCATCCCTTCGTGGAGCGGAGAACACTCAATTGGTAGGGGTTTTCAGCGTGAGTGGGTGTCCCCGTCGCCATCCATAAAGGAGCTAAAAGCAAACCAGTAATCAGAAGTTTGAGTTTCATGTTTTTAGATTGGGTCACTTACTTAATTCAGTCAGACTGGCACGAAATCGTCAGTGTTTCAATTAGTAGTCACCCTCAAATTTCTTCTTCGCAGGAAATACTCGACCCCTGAGTGGCGAACTCATCTCCCACCTGATCTGAGGAAGGAGGACTCGTCCCTTTGTCCTGGGTACACTCAACCACAGTGGGTGAGTATGATGCAAATATTTTTTTCTCCCCTGTCTCTGTCTTGGAGTCTTTGCCTTCCCGCCTTAGTCTCGACCAACGACTGATGACCACATGCCCTTCCTGGTTCGGTGATCAAGTGGAACCTGATAATATCCGGTTACGCACACTAACAGCCGTATCGGGAAAGTCGCTAAATACCCCGTCAATGCCCAATTTA
It encodes the following:
- a CDS encoding pentapeptide repeat-containing protein; translated protein: MKLKLLITGLLLAPLWMATGTPTHAENPYQLSVLRSTKGCLRCNLRGADLSGQDFSGGMLKHTDLTRANLTKINLTNADLTRANLTDSSLEGATLTGAILWGTAFRAASMDGASLRNADLKYASLDSADLTNADLSGANMSVAQLRKANLSGANFSGANLRDADLSEAIFKGANFSGADLRGAKIKGIKWDQVTVCRTIGWNGKVSNRDCPGTPK
- a CDS encoding right-handed parallel beta-helix repeat-containing protein; translation: MKKSAQAICVGLMLSQALISPVVAQTTETETSTPLASSSGQAADLKILPRVGAGFTTTGAGYQEPFFSLEGFFPIQQNPGNNLTFLEGKLLFFTDSNIGTNLILGKRFYSSAQNRILGGYLSYDVRDTGNTLFHQVGAGFERLSDAWDLRVNAYLPVGNTREKIAESLSNPFFQQNFLVLNRATQFEAAMAGVDVEAGGRLVRLGDGDLRGYAGVYYYGAQGSDSGFGVRGRLEARPTDTLRLGLSVQHDPTFDTKVVLSLGVNVPGTRPRGVDKSSVLARLGESVERKAAITVDEQAKNDTVVATNSKTGTPFVFRHVTLGREAGDGTFENPSGTVQNGLNLAQSGEIVYVQAGTNPGIEAFKIPDGVSVLSTSVAQSIDTVGFSTLQLPLSGSGGFPVVNGTVTLGSNTTLSGFAIANATGSAIQGTSIQNVTIRDNRITNPSEQGINLTDVAGTSLIANNTITGSRLGGIFVSASGITQQELNVNSNTISDSGRQGIFVQASENAQQKFTANSNTVSNSVGQSIFLQTNNNSRQDVAIANSTISRTTVDSQSEGGQGLFAQANSGAQQTVKLDNTQVSDSANQGIFVSAFSKVDEPQSRQTVTLNGTSVSNSSGQGIFLQGNNNSRQDVAIANGTINSTTRDSKGEGGQGLFAQANSGAQQTVQLDSTKVTESGGQGIFVSAFSKVDEPQSRQNITLNGTSVSNSTGQGVFLQANNNSQQQFAIANGTINGTTRDNKGEGGQGLFAQANSGAQQQITVDNSQVSNSAGQGVFFSTSSQASEPQSRQNITLNGTNVSNSAGQAVFLQANNNSQQQVAIANGTIKGTAVDSKGEGGQGLFAQTNGGAQQQLTVNSTQVSDSAGQGMFFSTSSTAQEPTSQQTVNLNGSSVTNSKGQGVFFQGNGNSTQQFAIANSTINGTTVDSKGDGGQGIFTQANGGAQQNFNIEGTQVSNSAGQGIFVSASSQLTEPTTRQTFIINNTSVNNSAGQGIFVQASDNSTQQVAITNSTINGTTVDSQGQGGQGIFTQANGIAQQNININKTTVSNSAGQGIFMQANSDSQVTADVQFNILQNNTIPGFYAVMNATKTFCVRLNGNNSNTNFVLQRNAGTFQVSDRDSVSTNNTGTVDFAPAIESFTNVTACP